The genomic window CAGGACATGGTTCACGCCGACCATGACGGGGGATTGGGAGATTGCCTGCTCGCAACTATGCGGGCTTGGCCACTACCGCATGCGCGGCGAACTTCACGTCGTCACCGCCGAGGGGTGGGAGGCGTGGATGAAAGATGAGCAGGCGCGGCTCGCGCGGTGAGAGTTGAAAGTTAAAGAGTTGAAGGTTGAAAGTTTAAGTTGGTAGTTTCAGTGTCAGTTTCAGTTATTTCTCGATGGGCTCATTGCGGGCCACCCACTCATCCCAGCCGCCCTTGAGCGCCTTGGCGCCGGGAATGCCTTTCGCGGCCAGATCGACCGACGCGCGGGCGGCGGTCATCTCGTTGGTGCAGGCGCAGTAGGCGACGATCGTCCGCGTCTCGCCGGCGAACTGCGCGCCCCTGGCAAGAATCTGGGTGTAGTCGATGTTGACGGCGCCGGGAATGCGGCCCTTGGCAAACGCGCCGGGGTCGCGGACATCGAGCACGACGACCGCCTTCTGCTCCATCAAGACCTTGAGCTCGTCAATCGTGATGCGCGGTACGTTGCGAATCGCCTGTGCTGAGACCGTGACGCCGGCCAACAGAACGAACGCAACTACCGTCTTTGCGAGTTGAGCCATGACGCCCTGAACCTCCGCTGATCGTCGGTCAGCGTGCCGCCCGTTGACTCGAGGGTCACGATCTCGATGCGTGGGTCTTCCTCGAGGGTGATGCTGCCGTTGACGACTTCTCCGCTGCGGCGCACGTAGCGCAGCGGCGCCGCGACGCCTGGTTTCTGCTGCGCCAGGGCCTGCTCGAAGGCGGCCATCGAGGTCAGGTCAACGCCGCCCAGGTTGACGATCTGATCATCCTGCGCGACCCCGGCCTGGTAGAGCGGCGATTCCATGGGGACCAGCCCGCCGACGCGCAGGGCGCTGCCGCCGGCCTGCAACTGCACCTGGCCGGCGAACGCCTTGCCGGCCGCCCGTTTCCGCATCACCAGCCCGGCGCGCGCGAACAGGCGCGGGAAATCCACCACCTCGCGGCCTTCGACGTACTTGCTGAAGAAGTCGTTGGCGAACCCACGGTCGCCGGCAACCTTGGCGAGCGATTCCTTCAGGCCGTCGATGGTGTAGGGCGTGCTCACCTTCCCGGGCTCCTTCTGCCCAGGACGGCCAAACTGCGCCCAGAGCCCCTTCATGTAGTGATCGGCCGTCACTTGCGCATTCGAACGGTCGCGCAGCGACAGGTCGAGGCCCAGCCCGATCACCGACCCGTAGGTGTAATACGAGATGAAGAGGTTCGGAAAGGCCGTGCGATCGATCGATGCCGCAGCGTCCACGAACGGCGCCATCCGGCTCATCTCGATTGGGCCGCGGAACCGGCGGCCGGGTCCAAGCGTCACGGCATTGATCGATCCGGCAAGTTCGCCGAGCAGCCCCTCGAGCGGCAACAGGCCGGCGCGATGCAGGATCAGGCTGTCGAAGTAACTGGTGAAGCCCTCGCCCAGCCACAGGTCGTCGCTCATGTCGGCCTGCTCGAAATCGAACGGCTCGACG from Acidobacteriota bacterium includes these protein-coding regions:
- a CDS encoding rhodanese-like domain-containing protein — translated: MAQLAKTVVAFVLLAGVTVSAQAIRNVPRITIDELKVLMEQKAVVVLDVRDPGAFAKGRIPGAVNIDYTQILARGAQFAGETRTIVAYCACTNEMTAARASVDLAAKGIPGAKALKGGWDEWVARNEPIEK
- a CDS encoding M61 family peptidase, translating into MAKRFLAVIVLLLISSTAWAQAPVEYTLSFPTPEHRWMQVEVKFPAVPAGVLQVRMARTSPGRYALHEFAKNVFDVAVVNGKGQPLAAARPDPHQWDIAGHDGTVVVTYKVFGDRTDGTYLGIDSMHAHINIPAALMFARGWFERPARVTFVQPPGKTWKVATQLFPTPDPLVFTAPNIHYLMDSPTDFSAFTLREFTVDDGQKRAGPPPTFRIALTHDGSEAEADAFARDVELIVRETIPIFGELPQFETNTYTFLSTYLPWASGDGMEHRNSTSLTSSGALRNPGQRQGILGTVSHEFFHAWNMERLRSAGVEPFDFEQADMSDDLWLGEGFTSYFDSLILHRAGLLPLEGLLGELAGSINAVTLGPGRRFRGPIEMSRMAPFVDAAASIDRTAFPNLFISYYTYGSVIGLGLDLSLRDRSNAQVTADHYMKGLWAQFGRPGQKEPGKVSTPYTIDGLKESLAKVAGDRGFANDFFSKYVEGREVVDFPRLFARAGLVMRKRAAGKAFAGQVQLQAGGSALRVGGLVPMESPLYQAGVAQDDQIVNLGGVDLTSMAAFEQALAQQKPGVAAPLRYVRRSGEVVNGSITLEEDPRIEIVTLESTGGTLTDDQRRFRASWLNSQRR